In Notamacropus eugenii isolate mMacEug1 chromosome 1, mMacEug1.pri_v2, whole genome shotgun sequence, one genomic interval encodes:
- the LOC140524824 gene encoding olfactory receptor 13A1-like yields the protein MAMINETQIVQFILQGFSEHPELWIPLFICFLFLYTVALTGNVLIIIAIISNSSLHSPMYFFLFNLATMDIICTSSILPKVLVGLLSEENTISYGGCMAQLYFLTWSASSELLLLTVMAYDRYVAICYPLHYGTMMSKTLCSALASGVWGLCAINTAIHTGLMTRLSFCGPKIVTHFFCEVPPLLLLSCSPTYVNTIMIVLADAFYGILNFVLTLVSYSLIISSILKIRTSEGKKKAFSTCSSHLIVVSMYYTAVFYAYISPVSSYNPEKSKLAGVLYTMLSPTLNPLIYTLRNKEVKQALRKILLF from the coding sequence ATGGCTATGATCAATGAGACACAGATAGTTCAGTTCATCCTCCAGGGATTCTCTGAACACCCTGAACTTTGGATTCCCTTATTCATCTGTTTCCTATTCTTGTATACGGTGGCCCTCACTGGCAATGTCCTGATCATCATAGCCATCATATCCAACTCAAGCCTCCATAgccccatgtactttttcctatTTAACTTGGCTACAATGGATATCATCTGCACCTCTTCCATTCTTCCCAAAGTGCTGGTGGGGCTGCTCTCAGAGGAGAACACCATCTCCTATGGGGGCTGCATGGCCCAGCTCTACTTTCTCACTTGGTCTGCATCATCTGAGTTGCTTCTGCTCACTGTCATGGCTTATGACCGCTATGTGGCCATCTGCTATCCTCTACATTATGGCACCATGATGAGCAAGACACTCTGTAGTGCATTAGCATCTGGAGTGTGGGGCCTCTGTGCCATCAATACTGCAATACACACAGGTCTGATGACTCGCTTGTCTTTCTGTGGACCCAAAATTGTTACTCATTTCTTTTGTGAGGTTCCCCCCCTTTTGCTTCTCTCTTGCAGTCCTACATATGTGAACACAATCATGATTGTCCTAGCAGATGCCTTCTATGGAATATTGAACTTTGTGCTAACATTGGTGTCCTACTCTTTAATTATCTCTAGCATTCTGAAAATAAGAAcatcagaaggaaagaagaaagcgttCTCTACCTGCTCTTCCCATCTTATAGTGGTGTCCATGTATTATACCGCTGTGTTCTATGCCTACATAAGCCCAGTCTCAAGCTACAACCCAGAAAAGAGTAAACTGGCTGGTGTGCTATACACGATGTTGAGCCCCACCTTGAATCCTCTGATCTATACTCTGAGAAACAAGGAGGTGAAACAGGCCCTCAGAAAAatcctccttttttaa